One window of Elaeis guineensis isolate ETL-2024a chromosome 11, EG11, whole genome shotgun sequence genomic DNA carries:
- the LOC140852627 gene encoding thaumatin-like protein 1b, with product MANASLLFAIFFAALLVHGGLSTTFTFQNNCPNTVWPGIQNNPNVPAFPQTGFELGASASNSITAPSNWAGRMWGRTGCSTDASGRFTCQTGDCGTGQVACNGNGGAPPASLLEFTLQGDGGKDFYDVSLVDGFNLPVSIAPQGVSGCTTTSCSANINSQCPAVLQLTVSGAVVGCKSACLAFNQDQYCCTGPYNTSQTCKPTSYSEFFKSECPQAYSYAFDDSSSTFTCTGANYLITFCP from the exons ATGGCCAACGCATCGCTTCTCTTCGCCATTTTCTTCGCTGCCCTCCTCGTCCATG GTGGGCTTTCAACTACGTTCACCTTCCAGAACAACTGCCCCAACACGGTCTGGCCTGGCATACAGAACAACCCTAATGTCCCTGCATTCCCGCAGACGGGCTTCGAGCTCGGCGCCTCGGCCTCCAACTCGATAACCGCCCCATCCAATTGGGCCGGCCGGATGTGGGGCCGGACCGGCTGCTCCACTGACGCGTCGGGGAGATTTACATGCCAGACCGGTGACTGCGGCACCGGGCAGGTCGCATGCAACGGCAACGGCGGCGCCCCACCCGCCTCGCTCCTCGAGTTCACCCTCCAGGGCGATGGCGGAAAGGATTTCTACGACGTGAGCTTGGTCGATGGCTTCAACTTGCCGGTCTCCATCGCTCCACAGGGTGTCTCGGGTTGCACCACCACATCATGCTCGGCGAACATCAACTCCCAGTGCCCGGCAGTGCTGCAGCTGACGGTATCCGGTGCCGTCGTTGGCTGCAAGAGTGCTTGCCTGGCTTTTAACCAGGACCAGTATTGCTGCACTGGACCCTATAACACTTCGCAAACATGCAAGCCGACGAGCTATTCCGAGTTCTTCAAGAGCGAGTGTCCTCAAGCTTACAGTTATGCTTTTGATGATAGCAGCAGCACCTTCACTTGCACTGGGGCTAATTACCTCATTACCTTCTGTCCTTGA